In Kordia antarctica, the following proteins share a genomic window:
- a CDS encoding sulfatase family protein, with translation MLRKNYLSLLILVTVTLFIGCKSDKNKEEVKQAAEENISTKPNIVVIYLDDLGYGDVSSYGATELQTPNIDALATGGIKFTNGYASSATCTPSRYALLTGMYPWRNKKAKILPGTAPLLISTEQQTLPKMLKAQDYQTAIVGKWHLGLGTGMVNWNQRVSPGPNEVGFDEAYILAATQDRVPTVYIDNGNVVGLDPNDPISVNYKENFKGEPTAVSNPEMVDMKWHHGHNNSIVNGIGRIGYMKGGEAAKWSDVDMADHFLEKAQNYVKTHKNKPFFLYYAMQQPHVPRTPHPRFAGKSGLGPRGDVILEADWCIGEFMKTLKEEGLLENTLIVFSSDNGPVLNDGYYDDAVEKIGKHDPNGGLRGGKYSIFEAGTRVPFITYWKGKIQPGTSDAIVCQMDLLASLANLVGTEDTTTDSQDLLNVLMGESKKGRENLVIEATGKTALRHGDWLMIPPYKGKNFREKVGIEVGNLPDFQLYNLKEDLAQKNNLATSNPKKLTEMIAIFESLRGKDYIKNVKEVIFR, from the coding sequence ATGTTAAGAAAAAACTATTTAAGTTTACTAATATTAGTAACTGTCACATTATTTATTGGTTGTAAATCTGATAAAAATAAAGAAGAAGTAAAACAAGCAGCTGAAGAAAACATTTCTACTAAACCGAACATAGTAGTTATATATCTTGACGATTTAGGCTATGGAGATGTAAGCTCTTACGGAGCCACAGAATTACAAACACCAAACATAGATGCATTAGCAACTGGCGGAATAAAATTTACAAACGGTTACGCATCTTCTGCAACGTGTACACCAAGTCGATACGCTTTACTTACGGGGATGTATCCGTGGAGAAACAAAAAAGCTAAAATATTACCAGGAACTGCACCACTATTAATAAGTACAGAGCAGCAAACCTTACCAAAAATGTTAAAAGCTCAAGACTACCAAACTGCAATAGTTGGTAAATGGCATTTAGGTTTAGGAACAGGAATGGTAAATTGGAATCAACGTGTTTCACCTGGGCCAAATGAAGTTGGTTTTGATGAAGCTTACATCTTAGCGGCAACTCAAGATCGGGTTCCAACGGTATACATTGACAATGGAAATGTGGTAGGTTTAGATCCAAACGATCCAATATCGGTCAATTACAAAGAAAATTTTAAAGGTGAACCAACTGCGGTTTCAAATCCAGAAATGGTAGACATGAAATGGCATCACGGACATAATAACAGTATTGTAAATGGTATTGGTAGAATTGGTTACATGAAAGGTGGTGAAGCTGCAAAGTGGAGCGATGTGGACATGGCAGATCATTTCTTAGAAAAAGCACAGAATTATGTAAAAACACATAAAAACAAGCCGTTTTTTTTATACTATGCAATGCAACAACCGCATGTACCTAGAACACCGCATCCAAGATTTGCAGGTAAATCTGGTTTAGGACCAAGAGGCGATGTTATTTTGGAAGCAGATTGGTGTATTGGCGAATTTATGAAAACATTAAAAGAAGAAGGTCTCTTAGAAAATACGCTAATTGTTTTTTCAAGTGATAATGGACCCGTATTAAATGATGGTTATTACGATGATGCAGTTGAAAAAATAGGAAAACACGATCCAAATGGTGGACTTAGAGGTGGAAAATACAGCATATTTGAAGCTGGAACTCGTGTGCCTTTCATAACGTATTGGAAAGGGAAAATTCAACCAGGAACGTCTGATGCAATTGTATGTCAAATGGACTTATTAGCATCCTTAGCAAACTTAGTTGGTACGGAAGATACCACAACAGACAGTCAAGATTTACTCAATGTTTTAATGGGAGAATCTAAAAAAGGAAGAGAAAATTTAGTTATCGAAGCCACAGGGAAAACAGCATTGCGTCATGGAGATTGGTTAATGATTCCGCCATACAAAGGAAAAAATTTCAGAGAAAAAGTAGGAATAGAAGTAGGGAATCTTCCTGATTTTCAACTCTATAATTTAAAAGAAGATCTTGCGCAAAAAAATAATTTAGCAACATCCAATCCTAAAAAACTAA